The proteins below are encoded in one region of Rhododendron vialii isolate Sample 1 chromosome 7a, ASM3025357v1:
- the LOC131332779 gene encoding uncharacterized protein LOC131332779 — protein MVNTRNGVGHENGGPSNANPDLAQIMQAFITALNANRPNQNHNDGPMNRTQAMNEFCKRRPPTFHGDTNPVIAETWLNEVKMILRTLAITRDGDRVALATYQLKGEARYWWDLMEATHDVDTMTFAEFEALFLDKYFPTPLRLAKEQEFLNLKQGTLNVTQYAAKFEELSRYAQTTIATEDKKARRFEWGLTTARRAAVAQAFPTYADVVKCALRLESEENDFKTRWRKATGNVGGPIRTQPSSNNRGPYPTKPFTPIQNNQP, from the coding sequence ATGGTGAACACACGCAACGGAGTAGGACACGAAAACGGAGGACCCTCAAACGccaaccccgacctagcccagatcatgcaagcgttcataacTGCCCTGAACGCCAACCGGCCAAACCAAAATCATAACGACGGACCAATGAACAGAACTCaagcaatgaacgagttctgcaagcGACGACCCCCGACTTTCCATGGAGACACCAACCCTGTCATCGCCGAGACATGGCTcaatgaggtcaagatgatcctcagaACCCTAGCAATCACCCGGGatggagaccgtgtggccttggccaccTACCAGCTAAAGGGAGAAGCCCGAtactggtgggatctgatggaggcaacTCATGACGTCGACACCATGACGTTTGCCGAGTTTGAAGCTCTGTTCCttgacaagtactttcccacgCCCCTTCGTCtggccaaggaacaagagttcctaaATCTGAAACAGGGAACGCTGAACGTTACCCAGTATGCGGCCAAATTCGAGGAACTATCCCGTTACGCCCAAACTACCATCGCAACCGAGGACAAGAAAGCAAGAAGGTTCGAATGGGGGCTGACCACCGCTAGAAGAGCTGCGGTGGCTCAAGCTTTCCCCACTTATGCCGATGTCGTGAAGTGTGCTCTTCGGCTGGAAAGCGAGGAGAATGACTTCAagactcgatggaggaaggcgacaggCAACGTTGGcggaccaatccgaacccaaccatccagcaacaaccgtggaccctacccTACTAAGCCCTTTACCCCGATTCAGAACAACCAGCCTTAG